A segment of the Dokdonella sp. genome:
GACCGGGCCGGCCGCCGCGATCGCCATGCGCTGGCCGACCGGCTTGCGGTTGAAGGCTTGCGCGACTTCGGCAGGGGCGACCTCACCCTCGCGTTCGTCGAGAAACTTCACGTAGCCGCCGAGCGGGATCGCGGCGATCGCGAACTCGGTGCCGTCGCGGTTGCGCCGCGACCACAGCGGTTTGCCGAAGCCAACCGAGAAGCGCAGCACCTTGACCCCGCACAGACGCGCGACGAGGTAGTGGCCGTATTCGTGGAAGGTGATGAGCAGGCCGAGCGTGACGATGAGCCACCACACGGAGCCGAAGAAGTCGTTCATGGAGTCCAACCGGGGCCGGAGTCAGCCCGCCATCGCCGCAATGATACGTTGGGCCTCGCGGCGCGCGGTTAAATCACTGTCAAGCAAACCGGCGAGATCACGGACCGGTTCAGCCGCGAGGCGGTCCAGGCATCCGGCGACGACCTCGGCAATGGCAAGGAAGGGCAGACGGCCGTCGAGGAAGGCGGCCACCGCCTCCTCGTTGGCTGCGTTGAGGATGGCCGGCGCCGTGCCGCCGGCGCGCAGCGCGGCATAGGCGAGGTCGAGGCAGGTGAAGGTGGCGCGGTCGGGGGCTTCGAAGCCGAGCTGGCCGAGCGCGACCAGGTCGAGCCGGCGCACGCCCGCGTCTACGCGCCCGGGCCAGGCCAGGGCATGGGCGATTGCCGTGCGCATGTCCGGATGGCCGAGCTGGGCGAGCACCGAGCCGTCGAGGTATTCGACCAGCGAGTGCACGATGCTCTGCGGATGCACGACGACGTCGATCGCCTCGGCCGGCGCGCCGAACAGGAAATGCGCTTCGATGACTTCGAGGCCCTTGTTCATCAGGGTGGCCGAATCGACCGAGATCTTGCGGCCCATGCTCCAGTTCGGGTGCGCGCAGGCCATTGCCGGCGTGACTGCGGCGAGGTCGGTGCGCGTGCGCCCGCGGAACGGCCCGCCCGAGGCGGTCAGCACGAGGCGGCGGACGCCGGCCGTCGTCAGTTCCGGGCGTCCGCCCGGCAGGCACTGGAACACCGCATTGTGCTCGGAATCGAGCGGCAGCAGCTCGCCGCCGCCTGCGGACAGCGCCGCCAGCAGCAGCGGGCCGGCCATCACGATCGCTTCCTTGTTGGCCAGCAGCAGGCGCTTGCCTGCGCGTGCCGCGGCCAGGGTCGATTCCAGTCCTGCCGCGCCGACGATCGCAGCGACCACGGTGTCGACTTCGGTCAGCGTGGCCGCCTCGGTGAGCCCGGCCGAGCCCGCGAGCACGCGTGTCGACAGGCCGTGGCCGGCGAGGCGCTGGCGCAGGTCCGCTTCGAATGCGGCATCGGCGATCACCGCCCAGGCCGGACGGAAGCGCAGGCACAGTGCAACCAGTGCCTCGACGTTGCGGTGCGCGGCGAGCACGTGCGCACTGAAGCGATCAGGGTGGCGCGCGATCAGGTCGAGCGTGCTGGCGCCGATCGAACCGGTCGCGCCGAGAACGGCGATGCGCTTCATCGTGTGCAGAAGTCGATCACCAGCTTGCCGGCAGCGAATACCGGCATCGCCGCGAACACGCTGTCGAGACGGTCGAGCAGGCCGCCATGGCCGGGGAACAGCGCCCCCGAGTCCTTCACGTTGGCCTGGCGCTTGGCCAGGCTCTCAAACAGGTCGCCGATGATCGAGGCCGCCAGGGTCAGCAGGGCAACGATGACCAGCAGGGCGAGGCCGAGGCCGCGCTCGCCGAGCAGCCAGCCACCAGTCAGGGCGACCAGGGCGCCGCCGACGAAGGCGCCGATCGCGCCTTCGACGGTCTTGCCCGGGCTGATGCGCGGAGCGAGCTTGCGTCGCCCGAAGCGGCTGCCGGCGAAGTAGGCGAAGGTGTCGGCAGCCCAGACCAGGGCAAGGGCGAACAGCGCCCACCAATGGCCGAGCGGTTCGAGATCATGGATCGTCATCAGGGCAACCCACGCCGGCACGATGAGCAGATAGCCGACGACCAGCTTGAGCACGCGGTTGCCCGGAGACGGTGATGCGGCGAACGAGAAATGGCGCAGCCAGGCCAGAGAAACCAGCCACCAGACCAGCCCGAGGCCGATCACCATCGGCCACACGGCGGCATGATCGGCGTACCACAGTCCGGCCAGCAGCAGCGCGCCAGCGACGACCGCAGTGACGCGGCTGGCCATCGATTCGAGTCCGACCAGGCGTGTCCATTCCCACAACGCGAGCAGGAAGGTGGTGCCGACGATCACCGCGAAGACCGGTGTCGGCAGCAGCAGGATGATCGCGACCGCGATCGGGGTCAGCACGAGGGCGGTGATGATGCGTTGTTTCACGAGCCGGGTCCCCTCAACCGCTGGCGGCGACTTGCGCCGAGGTCATGCCGAAGCGCCGCTCGCGCCGCGCGAACTCGTCCAGCGCGCCCTGCAGCACGGCGGCATCGACGTCGGGCCACAGGGTGTCGAGGAAAACGAGCTCGGCGTAGGCGATCTGCCAGAGCAGAAAGTTGCTGATGCGCAACTCGCCGCCAGTGCGGATGAAAAGGTCGACCGGGGGCTGTTCGGCAAGGCAGAAGTACGCTGCCAGGCTGCGTTCGTCGATCGCGGTGGCGTCGAGTTCTCCGCGCTGCACGGCTTCC
Coding sequences within it:
- a CDS encoding 1-deoxy-D-xylulose-5-phosphate reductoisomerase, with amino-acid sequence MKRIAVLGATGSIGASTLDLIARHPDRFSAHVLAAHRNVEALVALCLRFRPAWAVIADAAFEADLRQRLAGHGLSTRVLAGSAGLTEAATLTEVDTVVAAIVGAAGLESTLAAARAGKRLLLANKEAIVMAGPLLLAALSAGGGELLPLDSEHNAVFQCLPGGRPELTTAGVRRLVLTASGGPFRGRTRTDLAAVTPAMACAHPNWSMGRKISVDSATLMNKGLEVIEAHFLFGAPAEAIDVVVHPQSIVHSLVEYLDGSVLAQLGHPDMRTAIAHALAWPGRVDAGVRRLDLVALGQLGFEAPDRATFTCLDLAYAALRAGGTAPAILNAANEEAVAAFLDGRLPFLAIAEVVAGCLDRLAAEPVRDLAGLLDSDLTARREAQRIIAAMAG
- a CDS encoding phosphatidate cytidylyltransferase, with translation MKQRIITALVLTPIAVAIILLLPTPVFAVIVGTTFLLALWEWTRLVGLESMASRVTAVVAGALLLAGLWYADHAAVWPMVIGLGLVWWLVSLAWLRHFSFAASPSPGNRVLKLVVGYLLIVPAWVALMTIHDLEPLGHWWALFALALVWAADTFAYFAGSRFGRRKLAPRISPGKTVEGAIGAFVGGALVALTGGWLLGERGLGLALLVIVALLTLAASIIGDLFESLAKRQANVKDSGALFPGHGGLLDRLDSVFAAMPVFAAGKLVIDFCTR